A DNA window from Naumovozyma dairenensis CBS 421 chromosome 7, complete genome contains the following coding sequences:
- the IME2 gene encoding protein kinase IME2 (similar to Saccharomyces cerevisiae IME2 (YJL106W); ancestral locus Anc_1.255) gives MDTGNLPNRNNNTDNNVKNNYDNAPLIPPDLNNPPSFLDLKSIYDRYLLVEELGNGSFGCVTLAKAQFDINELSQISSKRFNNTLLDQNENVIGNHQNYIAKKQGLVAIKTMLSRLPTLHDYTRVREIKFILAVPASKYLIQIFEMFIDTINFQLHIVMECMEQNLYQMMLHRRKRVFSIPSLRSILAQILAGIKHIHDNNFFHRDIKPENILISPSKRYFDKTLLKTGFYPDNYVVKLADFGLARNIQNKNTFTRYVSTRWYRSPEILLRNGFYSTPLDIWAFGCVAIEATIFKPLFPGTNELDQLWKLLEVLGTPYGDDDIINGNKYDSYGGIWNKAKKLSRNLEFELPKIKGVSLEKFISMPELNDLLRMVKRCLRWNPDERATAAELCSMDFFNDTVARDELERTQKLSSISNESSIGHNHRKDSSSIKKNSTSKNDVKTNAEQALIFAGINSGNLKAPQLSFTSQNNHTNHTNYTEGMNENENPIVSTNVNNNDVISKDAFYNSHNINSQTQIQKNFELNAKLNNIRLDSKSQRNQQQHLDGQILEMQNINTIGYLNDDFNVDYHQKNKDDINRNLNMNNDDTIDSDSTIPTENCDEIDLSKEIEKNLSIDVPQEFDQYIKNQNNHCNILENENGIGSNANNSESFNQYISDLNFMDYNPENELQQENDILNYYADEDEDDDDGDDDNEQEGNPVANNNDENVDIDDNMKGKDDDEQDEDEVYPNITSSYNTNTNNNTNNNGSFYVYYNDEGNNHVNSNADNFTTTNQMLDNFLIENSSHSIPFQNVNKTPRTFTFPYLGHSEQNTNNFSHNQHHNNHNNIRNNNTSSILDTNDFFSNVTY, from the coding sequence ATGGATACTGGAAACCTGCCTAAcaggaataataatactgatAATAACGTTAAGAATAATTATGATAATGCTCCTTTAATACCTCCTGATTTGAATAATCCACCATCTTTCTtggatttgaaatcaatcTATGACAGATACTTATTAGTAGAAGAATTAGGTAATGGATCCTTCGGTTGCGTCACATTGGCCAAAGCTCAATTTGATATCAATGAACTTTCTCAAATTTCTTCGAAAAGATTCAATAATACTTTATTAgatcaaaatgaaaatgttattggaaatcatcaaaattatattgCTAAAAAGCAAGGCTTAGTGGCAATAAAAACAATGTTATCAAGATTACCAACTTTACATGACTATACAAGAGTAAgggaaattaaatttatcttAGCTGTACCTGCAagtaaatatttaattcaaatttttgaaatgttcATTGATACTATAAATTTCCAATTACATATTGTCATGGAATGTATGGAACaaaatctttatcaaatGATGCTTCATAGAAGGAAAAGAGTCTTTTCCATACCATCTTTAAGATCCATATTGGCTCAGATTTTAGCTGGTATTAAACATATTCATGATAATAACTTCTTCCATAGAGATATTAAACCTGAAAACATTTTAATTTCTCCCAGtaaaagatattttgataaaactttattgaaaacaGGATTTTACCCTGATAATTATGTGGTAAAATTAGCTGATTTTGGCTTAGcaagaaatattcaaaataaaaatacttTTACACGCTACGTTTCCACTCGTTGGTATAGATCTccagaaatattattaagaaatgGATTTTATTCTACACCATTAGATATTTGGGCCTTTGGATGTGTCGCAATTGAGGCAACAATTTTTAAACCTTTATTCCCCGGTACAAATGAATTGGATCAActttggaaattattagaagtCTTAGGAACTCCATACGGTGATGATGACATCATTAATGGCAATAAATATGATTCTTACGGTGGAATTTGGAATAAagcaaaaaaattatcaagaaatttagaatttgaattaccaaaaattaaaggtgtttcattagaaaaatttatatcaATGCctgaattaaatgatttattaagaaTGGTTAAAAGATGCTTAAGATGGAATCCTGACGAAAGAGCAACTGCCGCTGAATTATGTTCCATggatttcttcaatgataCAGTAGCAAGggatgaattagaaagaactcaaaaattatcatcaattagTAATGAAAGTAGCATTGGCCATAATCATAGAAaagattcatcatcaattaagaaaaattcTACTTCGAAGAATGATGTAAAGACTAATGCAGAGCAAGCATTAATATTTGCTGGTATAAATTCCGGGAACCTTAAAGCTCCACAACTGTCTTTTACCTCTCAAAATAATCATACGAATCATACTAATTATACGGAAggaatgaatgaaaatgagAATCCAATTGTCTCTACcaatgttaataataacgatgTTATTTCAAAGGATGCATTTTATAATAGTCATAACATAAATTCACAAACtcaaatacaaaaaaatttcgAATTAAATgcaaaattgaataatattcgTTTGGATTCAAAATCACAAAGgaatcaacaacaacatttAGATGGACAAATTCTTGAAAtgcaaaatataaatactATTGGATActtaaatgatgattttaatgTAGATTAccatcaaaaaaataaagatgacATTAATAGAAATctaaatatgaataatgatgataccATTGATTCTGATTCTACCATTCCAACTGAAAATTGTGATGAAATAGACCTTTCAAAGGAAATTGAGaaaaatctttcaattgatgTTCCACAAGAATTTGatcaatatataaaaaatcaaaataacCATTGTAACATCCTTGAAAACGAGAATGGAATTGGAAGTAACGCAAATAATTCTGAATCATtcaatcaatatatttccGATTTAAATTTTATGGATTATAATCCTGAGAATGaattacaacaagaaaatgacatcttaaattattatgctgatgaagacgaagatgaCGAcgatggtgatgatgacaaTGAACAAGAAGGAAACCCAGTtgctaataataacgacGAAAATGTcgatattgatgataatatgaaaggaaaagatgatgatgaacaagATGAAGACGAAGTTTATCCTAACATAACGAGTTCGTATAATActaataccaataataatactaataataatgggtCCTTCTATGTTTATTATAATGACGAGGGAAATAATCATGTAAATAGTAATGCCGATAATTTTACAACAACGAATCAAATGTTAGATAACTTCTTAATAGAGAATTCATCTCATTCGATACCTTTCCAAAATGTGAATAAAACTCCGAGAACGTTCACTTTTCCTTATCTTGGGCATTCTGAACAGaatactaataatttttcGCATAATCAACatcataataatcataataatatcagaaataataatacttcATCAATACTAGATACAAATGATTTCTTCAGTAACGTAACATATTAA